In the genome of Natronorubrum sediminis, one region contains:
- a CDS encoding CoA-transferase has product MTDVVDLSRLVARVEDGSTIAFGGKTLHRAPMAFVRELVRADVSDLVPIGLANSMDIDLLAGTGQLEAACYGYVGFEAFGLAPNTRRAIEDGTLEAREGTCYTVATALRAAMQGVPFLPIAGLDGSDLLEIGDDYLAEATDPFTGESTYAVRRVEPDIAVIHATEVDTDGNARFDGADLTENLVAKAADRVFVTAERVVDADAFTDDPGSTDVPGVLVDAVAEVPDGAHPCSCPGSYDYDREHLEQYLEAASSGDLEAYLSKYVGPDEDHYRDRAVADRREVLEWSARQSAVSSDGGVDDGGSIEAESRTTDSSGAVTSETASSNAASSDHRHDPEPAIDCTIAEVMTVAIARRLEEISVAFQGFASPLPTVALRAARERAGTTHLSASGAMNGSPAETPLSTEDARLLEGAPAHFSSPEAFDLAARGGVDVMFVGGAQVDRRGRLNNTVAGSWADPTVKFGGGGGAGSLLPLVEEAWAWRTEHRARSLPAEVDFTTAEGNLTYLVTPLCEFERRDGELQVVSIHPGVSREEIRERTGWDVRFASSEVDETPLPTDEELEALERVDPTRVRRSGFETLSALE; this is encoded by the coding sequence ATGACCGACGTGGTCGACCTCTCTCGCCTCGTCGCTCGCGTCGAGGACGGTTCGACGATCGCGTTCGGCGGCAAAACGTTACACCGAGCGCCGATGGCGTTCGTCCGCGAGTTAGTCCGAGCGGACGTCTCGGATCTCGTCCCGATTGGGCTCGCGAACTCGATGGATATCGACCTGCTCGCCGGAACGGGACAACTCGAGGCAGCGTGCTACGGCTACGTCGGCTTCGAGGCGTTCGGCCTCGCGCCGAACACCCGGCGAGCGATCGAAGACGGCACGCTCGAGGCTCGAGAGGGGACGTGTTACACCGTCGCGACGGCGTTGCGCGCCGCGATGCAGGGCGTTCCCTTCCTCCCGATCGCCGGATTAGACGGGAGCGACCTCCTCGAGATCGGAGACGACTACCTCGCGGAGGCGACGGACCCGTTCACCGGCGAGTCGACGTACGCGGTTCGGCGGGTCGAGCCGGATATCGCCGTGATTCACGCGACGGAAGTCGACACCGACGGTAACGCTCGCTTTGACGGCGCGGACCTCACCGAAAACCTCGTCGCGAAGGCGGCGGATCGGGTCTTCGTCACCGCGGAGCGAGTGGTCGACGCCGACGCGTTCACGGACGATCCCGGCTCGACTGACGTGCCGGGGGTGCTGGTCGACGCCGTCGCCGAGGTACCCGACGGTGCCCACCCCTGTAGCTGTCCGGGCAGCTACGACTACGACCGCGAACACCTCGAGCAGTATCTCGAGGCCGCGAGTTCGGGCGATCTCGAGGCCTACCTCAGCAAGTACGTCGGCCCGGACGAAGACCACTATCGCGACCGTGCCGTCGCCGACCGACGGGAGGTACTCGAGTGGTCGGCCCGTCAGTCCGCAGTTTCGAGCGATGGTGGGGTCGACGACGGCGGCTCGATCGAAGCGGAGTCGAGGACGACGGACTCGAGCGGTGCAGTGACGAGCGAGACGGCCTCGAGCAACGCAGCCTCGAGCGATCACCGGCACGATCCGGAACCCGCTATCGACTGTACGATCGCCGAGGTCATGACCGTCGCAATCGCTCGACGACTCGAGGAAATCTCGGTCGCGTTTCAGGGGTTCGCCTCGCCGCTGCCGACGGTCGCCCTCCGGGCGGCGCGCGAGCGGGCCGGAACCACCCATCTGAGCGCGTCGGGAGCGATGAACGGATCACCCGCCGAAACGCCGCTCTCGACGGAAGACGCGCGGCTGCTCGAGGGAGCGCCGGCGCACTTTTCCTCGCCCGAGGCGTTCGATCTGGCGGCGCGTGGGGGCGTCGACGTGATGTTCGTCGGCGGGGCACAGGTCGACCGGCGCGGCCGGCTCAACAACACCGTCGCGGGCTCGTGGGCGGATCCGACGGTCAAGTTCGGCGGCGGCGGCGGTGCGGGCTCGCTGCTCCCCCTCGTCGAGGAGGCCTGGGCCTGGCGAACCGAGCACCGCGCCCGCTCGCTCCCCGCCGAGGTCGACTTCACGACCGCGGAGGGGAACCTCACCTACCTCGTGACGCCGCTGTGTGAGTTCGAGCGCCGCGACGGTGAGTTGCAGGTCGTCTCGATCCATCCCGGCGTCTCTCGCGAGGAGATCCGCGAGCGAACGGGGTGGGACGTGCGCTTCGCCTCGAGTGAGGTCGACGAGACGCCGCTTCCGACTGACGAGGAACTCGAGGCCCTCGAGCGCGTCGATCCCACCCGTGTCCGTCGGTCCGGATTCGAGACGCTCTCGGCCCTCGAGTGA
- a CDS encoding acyl-CoA dehydrogenase family protein, which translates to MELDLSPETTMLRREIRRFVDEEFRPILTELADDIDRYHDLEPENPELTDNVRPHPIKIPEDDRERLRQKAKDAGFWAMGVPEEYGGGGLSLVERCVVLEELSKHRLGLYQPGLGVIELGPGLTVGEPSAYLGAANEDQIERFFQPCIDGEKQSCFALTEPAAGSDPRGMETLATKEGEEWVIDGTKHYISWAGDADFLILFARTEPKGDDISDHGITAFLVPADDDGVSMRSIPVIRPEYPFEVTLNDVRVPAENVLGEVGSGLGLAKECLGESRVLYAANSLGPIDQSIRLGIEWANDRTVGGKPLADRQAIQWKIAKSAVDYQAAKYSVYHAAQQFDDGEDIRHESSITKYQTTESLWTVLDRMVQIHGGAGVDADLPLERWLREARVRRIGEGPSEIHLKTIARNLLNGYEDPDPLPLE; encoded by the coding sequence ATGGAGCTCGACCTCTCACCAGAGACGACGATGCTTCGCCGGGAGATCCGGCGCTTCGTCGACGAGGAGTTTCGGCCGATACTCACCGAACTCGCTGACGACATCGACCGATATCACGACCTCGAGCCGGAGAACCCGGAACTGACCGACAACGTTCGGCCACACCCGATTAAGATTCCCGAAGACGACCGAGAGCGACTCAGGCAGAAGGCGAAGGACGCCGGCTTCTGGGCGATGGGCGTTCCCGAGGAGTACGGCGGCGGGGGACTCAGCCTCGTCGAGCGCTGCGTCGTCCTCGAGGAACTCTCGAAGCACCGACTCGGCCTCTATCAGCCCGGACTCGGCGTGATCGAACTCGGCCCCGGCCTGACGGTCGGTGAGCCCTCTGCGTACCTCGGGGCGGCGAACGAGGACCAGATCGAGCGTTTCTTCCAGCCGTGTATCGACGGCGAGAAGCAGAGCTGTTTCGCGCTGACGGAGCCCGCGGCGGGTTCGGACCCGCGCGGAATGGAGACGCTGGCGACGAAAGAGGGTGAGGAGTGGGTTATCGACGGAACCAAACACTACATCTCGTGGGCGGGCGACGCCGACTTCCTGATTCTCTTCGCGCGAACGGAACCGAAGGGCGACGACATCTCCGACCACGGCATCACCGCATTCCTCGTCCCGGCAGACGACGACGGCGTCTCGATGCGATCGATTCCGGTTATCCGGCCGGAGTACCCCTTCGAGGTGACGCTCAACGACGTTCGCGTTCCGGCGGAGAACGTCCTCGGCGAGGTCGGCTCCGGGCTGGGACTCGCGAAGGAGTGTCTTGGCGAGTCTCGAGTGCTCTACGCGGCGAACTCGCTGGGCCCGATCGATCAGTCGATCCGGCTGGGCATCGAGTGGGCCAACGACAGAACCGTCGGCGGGAAGCCCCTCGCCGACCGGCAGGCGATCCAGTGGAAGATCGCCAAATCCGCCGTCGACTACCAGGCGGCGAAGTACTCCGTCTACCACGCGGCCCAGCAATTCGACGACGGCGAGGACATCCGTCACGAGTCCTCGATCACCAAGTACCAGACCACCGAGTCGCTCTGGACCGTCCTCGACCGAATGGTCCAGATCCACGGCGGTGCCGGCGTCGACGCCGACCTCCCCCTCGAGCGGTGGCTGCGGGAAGCCCGCGTCCGCCGAATCGGCGAAGGCCCCTCAGAGATCCACCTGAAGACGATCGCGCGAAACCTGCTCAACGGCTACGAGGACCCGGATCCGCTTCCCCTCGAGTGA
- a CDS encoding cysteine dioxygenase family protein has protein sequence MSDPDQQPDPEFFHENDRIREFVDTVHATADEHEEVPALLDALEEPFEELLMEDGWLPERYQHLTPDDMEDKGDMGSDIAQWLLYRFGEKLALFTLVLPPGAETPIHDHLAWGLVGIYGGTQREEFYRRVDDGGHEGDAELEHLRTEDNGRGDFYRLEPPNNDIHSVETTSDEPSVSVHLLGADVGCIERHAFCADDNDVELFQSGYSNVECEDVRGPPEVGHGHGGHGHAHSHGEGGHSHDQGEHSIEHTANE, from the coding sequence AGTTCGTCGACACCGTCCACGCCACCGCGGACGAACACGAGGAGGTCCCGGCACTGCTCGACGCCCTCGAGGAGCCCTTCGAAGAACTCCTCATGGAGGACGGCTGGCTGCCCGAACGCTACCAGCACCTGACGCCCGACGACATGGAAGACAAGGGCGACATGGGAAGCGATATCGCCCAGTGGCTGCTCTATCGGTTCGGAGAAAAACTCGCCCTGTTCACGCTCGTGCTCCCGCCGGGTGCGGAGACGCCCATCCACGACCACCTCGCGTGGGGGCTCGTCGGCATCTACGGCGGGACCCAGCGCGAGGAGTTCTACCGCCGCGTCGACGACGGCGGCCACGAAGGTGACGCGGAACTCGAGCACCTGCGGACCGAGGACAACGGCCGGGGCGACTTCTACCGGCTCGAGCCGCCGAACAACGACATCCACTCGGTGGAGACGACCTCGGACGAACCGAGCGTCAGCGTCCACCTGCTCGGGGCCGACGTGGGCTGTATCGAGCGCCACGCCTTCTGTGCCGACGACAACGACGTCGAACTGTTCCAGTCGGGCTACAGCAACGTCGAGTGCGAGGACGTCCGCGGGCCGCCGGAAGTCGGCCACGGACACGGCGGACACGGACACGCACACAGCCACGGAGAGGGCGGACACAGCCACGATCAGGGCGAACACTCGATCGAACACACCGCAAATGAGTAG